Proteins from a genomic interval of Methanoplanus endosymbiosus:
- the ilvC gene encoding ketol-acid reductoisomerase, with product MIKKYYESDADLKTLSGKKIAVIGYGSQGRGQALNLRDSGLDVIIGIRPGKSRMQAEEDGLEVYDVSEAAKAAQVVMILLPDETQADVYDAEIKPYLEENDCLMFSHGFNIHYGQIIPPENVDVVMVAPKGPGHMVRRVYEEGMGVPALIAIHQNSSGNAKEISLAYAKGIGATRAVVLETTFREETETDLFGEQAVLCGGATSLIKAGFETLVAAGYAPEMAYLEVLHELKLIVDLIYEGGFTKMRDSISNTAQFGDLTRGPRVIGPETYAAMEDVLTEIQTGEFAKEWILENRVRRPVFNALTKADEEHLIEVVGAEIRGMMPQFQKKEECDEE from the coding sequence ATGATAAAGAAGTATTATGAATCCGATGCAGACCTGAAGACACTTTCAGGTAAAAAAATTGCAGTAATTGGATATGGATCACAGGGAAGGGGACAGGCACTTAATCTTCGCGACAGTGGCCTTGACGTAATTATCGGAATCAGACCGGGTAAGAGCAGAATGCAGGCTGAAGAAGACGGTCTTGAGGTATATGATGTCTCTGAGGCGGCAAAAGCTGCACAGGTCGTAATGATTCTTCTCCCTGATGAAACTCAGGCAGATGTCTATGATGCTGAGATTAAGCCATATCTTGAAGAGAACGACTGCCTGATGTTCTCACACGGTTTCAATATCCACTATGGGCAGATCATTCCGCCTGAGAACGTGGATGTTGTCATGGTTGCACCCAAAGGTCCGGGGCACATGGTCAGAAGAGTATATGAGGAAGGTATGGGAGTTCCTGCACTCATTGCAATTCATCAGAATTCATCCGGAAATGCAAAGGAGATCTCACTTGCCTATGCAAAGGGAATCGGTGCAACAAGAGCGGTTGTTCTTGAAACTACATTCAGAGAGGAGACTGAGACTGATCTCTTCGGTGAGCAGGCAGTGCTCTGCGGTGGTGCAACTTCCCTTATTAAGGCAGGCTTTGAGACTCTTGTCGCAGCCGGATATGCTCCTGAGATGGCATACCTTGAGGTTCTTCATGAACTTAAGTTGATTGTGGACTTAATCTATGAGGGCGGATTTACAAAGATGCGTGATTCCATCTCCAATACAGCCCAGTTTGGCGATCTTACAAGAGGGCCAAGGGTCATCGGGCCGGAGACGTATGCCGCAATGGAGGATGTCCTGACCGAAATCCAGACCGGAGAGTTTGCTAAGGAGTGGATTTTGGAAAACAGGGTCAGAAGGCCGGTATTCAATGCACTGACAAAAGCGGATGAAGAACATTTAATAGAGGTTGTCGGTGCCGAGATACGTGGCATGATGCCTCAGTTCCAGAAGAAAGAAGAATGTGATGAGGAGTAA
- a CDS encoding 2-isopropylmalate synthase, translating to MSVFDTTLRDGEQTPGVSFTIDQKIEIARRLSDIGAAMIEAGFPASSDAEFDNVRRIVRADTGAPVCGLARSVKGDVDRCVEAGVDMVHVFIPTSEIQRIHTIKKTHPEVVKITDDIVRYAASKCDRVMFSAMDATRTGIEDLIEVYSTASAAGAEIVNVPDTVGIFTPTAMRDMVSEVRKHVDCRIDVHCHNDFGLAVANTISAVEAGADQVQVTVNGIGERAGNADISQTVMIMEAIYGINTGIVTEKLVEISRLVSRFSGIAVPPVQPVVGDNAFSHESGIHSHGVLSNPGTFEPGIMTPEMVGHRRRLKLGKHAGSHAVRQMLSDAGINPDDKELDEIIRLMKEISGRGKKVTDNDLFQIADTVMESGVSEKAIEIDDISIFTGIHAIPTASVRAIVYGREKVCSSTGDGPVDAAMNALMGIIPKPVELKSYQVEAISGGTDAIGCVTIAVEDSRGRVFDSSGTNSDIVLASVEAMVNALNLVYRANRDRD from the coding sequence TTCATTTACGATTGATCAGAAGATAGAGATCGCCCGCCGTCTCTCCGATATTGGTGCTGCAATGATCGAAGCAGGTTTTCCGGCTTCGTCTGATGCGGAATTTGACAATGTCAGACGGATTGTCCGGGCAGATACGGGAGCTCCTGTATGTGGCCTTGCAAGATCTGTAAAAGGTGATGTTGACCGGTGTGTTGAAGCCGGAGTTGACATGGTGCATGTATTCATTCCTACTTCGGAGATCCAGAGAATTCATACTATTAAGAAGACACACCCTGAGGTTGTGAAAATAACTGACGATATAGTCCGTTATGCCGCCTCAAAGTGTGATCGTGTTATGTTCTCTGCAATGGATGCCACAAGAACGGGTATTGAGGATCTTATCGAGGTTTATTCCACTGCATCCGCTGCGGGTGCTGAGATCGTAAATGTTCCGGATACAGTCGGGATTTTCACCCCTACTGCGATGAGGGATATGGTCTCTGAGGTGAGAAAGCATGTTGACTGCAGAATTGATGTCCACTGCCACAATGACTTCGGACTTGCGGTTGCAAATACCATATCTGCGGTTGAGGCCGGTGCTGATCAGGTCCAGGTGACTGTGAACGGAATCGGTGAACGTGCCGGAAATGCTGACATATCTCAGACTGTGATGATCATGGAGGCAATTTACGGAATTAACACCGGAATTGTGACCGAAAAACTGGTTGAAATCTCAAGGCTTGTATCGCGGTTTTCAGGAATCGCCGTACCGCCGGTACAGCCGGTTGTGGGTGATAATGCCTTCTCGCATGAAAGCGGCATACACTCCCACGGTGTGCTCTCAAATCCGGGAACTTTCGAGCCCGGTATTATGACTCCGGAGATGGTCGGCCACAGGAGGAGATTAAAACTCGGCAAACATGCAGGCAGCCATGCCGTAAGGCAGATGCTCTCCGACGCAGGCATAAATCCGGATGACAAAGAACTCGATGAGATTATCCGGCTCATGAAGGAGATCTCCGGCAGGGGTAAGAAGGTCACTGATAATGACCTCTTCCAGATTGCCGATACGGTTATGGAGTCCGGTGTGTCTGAAAAGGCGATTGAGATCGATGACATCTCGATATTCACCGGAATTCATGCGATTCCGACTGCAAGCGTCAGGGCGATTGTCTATGGTAGGGAGAAGGTCTGCTCAAGCACAGGCGATGGCCCTGTTGATGCTGCCATGAATGCATTAATGGGCATCATCCCAAAGCCGGTTGAGCTGAAATCTTATCAGGTTGAGGCGATCTCAGGTGGTACAGATGCAATCGGTTGTGTCACAATTGCGGTTGAGGACAGCCGTGGAAGGGTGTTTGACTCATCTGGCACAAACAGTGATATCGTCCTGGCCTCGGTTGAGGCGATGGTGAATGCACTTAATCTCGTCTATCGTGCAAACAGGGACCGGGATTAG